Proteins encoded within one genomic window of Alcanivorax sp. REN37:
- a CDS encoding TonB-dependent receptor plug domain-containing protein: MPWSAEAPLPAVLTPARMSQPQSEVPGSVTVLDRELIQRSGARELAEVMRFVPGMQALNVDGNVPTVGYHPTLARDTRRMLVLIDGRSVYQPGLARVMWNNLPLDLADVERIEVSRGPSAASYGANAYTAVVNIVTRHPLDVTRTALAAETGSNGIHGLRAHQGLRWQDGALRWSLSEHGDRGYDHRDLIDGLRQHDSKRIRQGNLRLVYELDASNTVELWLGGAETRQQRPPEAGWSQFARWTDSRSDSHQNLFVQGRWQHQLSPEHQLQLQGYAQWSRTDDTLSLCALDPLTGQPGPGGGLLFSRELRDLFEAQGRDLNATLAALPGDAASVQRYQTLLASGAAPLCGRVDRGLQEGRLDLELQDTWQLHPRLRLVSGAQLRHDSADSEFYLGGQRDNRSHALFGQLEWRVLDPLLLHFGSFYQQDQINGRQLSPRAALVWRPAPGHGVRLVHSRAVRTVDLFEAHADYDIRLHGLSPAWRQQAAALLGDTQARLFLTQSADGSLQPEKIRASEIGYFMGKGPLVLDLRVFDEHLTSLITHPMNPVEFEAHNNDWVTHHGWEATLDLRPHWRHQLRLTAAEIRSRSSARAERRLAAHHSGSALWHWTLDPHWNLGLRYLRAQPLNTRRYEQLGAMLQYQQPLAAATTLQWTLSGEYSLSRDAVVFAENYYRERYRVWLGATLSF; the protein is encoded by the coding sequence GTGCCTTGGTCTGCCGAAGCGCCGCTGCCGGCAGTGCTCACGCCAGCTCGTATGAGCCAGCCGCAATCGGAAGTGCCTGGCAGTGTTACCGTCCTTGATCGTGAGCTGATCCAACGCAGCGGCGCCCGCGAGCTGGCCGAGGTGATGCGCTTCGTGCCCGGCATGCAAGCGTTGAATGTGGACGGCAACGTGCCCACCGTGGGCTACCACCCCACGCTTGCCCGTGATACCCGCCGTATGCTGGTGCTGATCGACGGCCGCTCGGTGTACCAGCCGGGGCTGGCGCGAGTGATGTGGAACAACCTGCCGCTGGACCTGGCCGACGTCGAGCGCATCGAAGTGTCGCGCGGCCCCAGTGCCGCCAGCTACGGCGCCAACGCTTACACCGCGGTGGTCAACATCGTCACCCGCCACCCACTCGATGTCACCCGCACCGCACTGGCGGCTGAAACCGGCAGCAATGGCATTCACGGACTGCGTGCCCATCAGGGCCTGCGCTGGCAAGACGGCGCCTTGCGCTGGAGCCTGTCCGAGCACGGTGACCGTGGCTATGACCACCGTGATCTCATTGATGGCTTACGCCAGCACGACAGCAAGCGCATCCGCCAGGGCAATCTGCGGCTGGTGTACGAACTGGATGCCAGCAACACCGTGGAACTGTGGCTGGGCGGCGCCGAAACCCGCCAACAGCGACCGCCGGAGGCCGGCTGGTCGCAGTTCGCGCGCTGGACCGACAGTCGGTCCGACAGCCACCAGAACCTGTTCGTACAGGGGCGCTGGCAGCATCAGCTTTCTCCCGAGCATCAACTGCAGCTGCAGGGCTACGCTCAGTGGAGCCGCACCGACGACACCCTCAGCCTGTGTGCACTGGATCCGTTGACCGGCCAGCCTGGCCCCGGCGGGGGGCTGCTGTTTTCCCGGGAGCTGCGTGATCTGTTCGAAGCACAGGGGCGCGACCTCAATGCCACGCTGGCGGCGCTGCCCGGGGATGCCGCCTCAGTGCAGCGCTACCAGACGCTGCTCGCCAGCGGCGCTGCGCCGCTGTGCGGGCGCGTGGACCGGGGCTTGCAGGAAGGGCGCCTGGATTTGGAGCTGCAGGACACCTGGCAGCTACACCCGCGCCTGCGGCTGGTGTCTGGCGCCCAGTTGCGCCATGACAGCGCAGACAGCGAGTTCTACCTCGGCGGGCAGCGTGATAACCGCAGCCACGCTTTGTTCGGGCAGTTGGAGTGGCGGGTGCTCGATCCGCTGCTGCTGCACTTCGGCAGCTTCTACCAGCAGGACCAAATCAATGGCCGTCAATTGAGCCCGCGCGCGGCGCTGGTGTGGCGGCCTGCGCCCGGGCACGGGGTGCGGTTGGTGCACTCGCGGGCGGTGCGCACGGTGGACTTGTTTGAAGCCCATGCCGATTACGATATCCGCCTGCACGGACTGTCTCCGGCCTGGCGGCAGCAGGCAGCGGCGCTGCTTGGCGATACGCAGGCGCGCTTGTTCCTGACCCAGAGCGCCGACGGCAGCTTGCAACCGGAGAAAATACGCGCCAGCGAGATCGGCTATTTCATGGGAAAGGGGCCGCTGGTATTGGACCTGCGGGTGTTCGATGAGCACCTCACCAGCCTTATTACCCATCCGATGAATCCGGTGGAATTCGAAGCCCACAATAATGATTGGGTGACCCACCATGGCTGGGAGGCGACGCTGGATCTACGGCCGCATTGGCGTCACCAGTTGCGGCTGACGGCAGCGGAAATTCGCAGCCGCAGCAGCGCTCGGGCTGAGCGCCGGCTGGCCGCCCATCACAGTGGTTCGGCGCTGTGGCACTGGACGCTGGATCCCCATTGGAACCTGGGCCTGCGCTACCTGCGTGCCCAGCCGCTTAACACGCGCCGTTACGAGCAACTGGGCGCCATGCTCCAGTATCAACAGCCGCTGGCGGCTGCTACCACCCTGCAATGGACGCTGTCCGGTGAATACAGTCTGAGCCGTGACGCGGTGGTATTTGCGGAGAACTATTATCGGGAGCGCTACCGGGTATGGCTGGGCGCGACGCTGTCATTCTGA
- the guaB gene encoding IMP dehydrogenase, giving the protein MLRIAQEALTFDDVLLVPAYSEVLPKNVCLKSRLTRDISLNIPLVSAAMDTVTEYRLAIGMAQEGGIGILHKNMDLHEQARHVRLVKKFESGVVRDPITVGPETTVAELLRITDSHHISGVPVVQGDQVVGIVTSRDTRFVTEFKQPVSAIMTEKERLVTVKEGASAEEVQQLLQRHRIEKLLVVNDSGALRGLITVKDIEKSKRFPNACKDDQGQLRVGAAVGTGPETEERVEALVDAGVDVLVVDTAHGHSRGVIERVAWVKKHFPQVQVIGGNIATAEAAIALAEAGADGVKVGIGPGSICTTRIVAGIGVPQISAVSDVADALAKYDIPLISDGGIRFSGDVAKAVAAGASAIMIGSLLAGTEEAPGEVELFQGGYYKAYRGMGSLGAMSGSSNSSDRYFQDASAGLEKLVPEGIEGRVPYKGPMTAIVHQLVGGLRAAMGYTGCADVEQMRTKPTFVRITGAGIKESHVHDVTITKEAPNYPIS; this is encoded by the coding sequence ATGCTCAGAATTGCGCAAGAAGCACTGACCTTTGACGATGTTCTGCTGGTGCCAGCCTATTCGGAAGTGCTGCCGAAGAACGTTTGTCTCAAGTCACGACTGACCCGCGATATCAGCCTCAACATTCCTCTGGTGTCAGCGGCCATGGATACGGTGACCGAATACCGTCTGGCCATCGGCATGGCCCAGGAAGGCGGCATCGGCATCCTCCACAAGAACATGGATCTGCACGAGCAGGCACGTCATGTGCGGCTGGTGAAGAAATTTGAAAGCGGTGTGGTGCGCGACCCGATCACGGTCGGCCCGGAAACCACTGTCGCTGAGCTGCTGCGCATCACTGACAGCCACCACATCTCCGGCGTGCCGGTAGTGCAGGGTGATCAGGTGGTGGGCATTGTCACCAGCCGCGACACCCGCTTCGTGACCGAATTCAAGCAGCCGGTCTCGGCCATCATGACCGAGAAAGAGCGGCTGGTGACGGTCAAGGAAGGCGCCAGCGCCGAGGAAGTGCAGCAGTTGCTGCAGCGCCACCGCATCGAAAAGTTGCTGGTGGTGAATGATTCCGGCGCCCTGCGTGGCTTGATCACCGTCAAAGACATCGAGAAATCCAAACGCTTCCCCAACGCCTGCAAGGATGACCAGGGCCAGCTGCGGGTGGGCGCAGCGGTGGGCACCGGTCCGGAAACCGAAGAGCGCGTTGAAGCGCTGGTGGACGCCGGTGTTGACGTGCTGGTGGTGGATACCGCCCACGGCCATTCCCGTGGCGTGATCGAGCGCGTGGCGTGGGTGAAAAAACACTTCCCGCAGGTGCAGGTGATTGGCGGCAACATCGCCACCGCTGAAGCGGCGATTGCGCTGGCGGAAGCCGGTGCCGATGGCGTCAAAGTGGGTATTGGTCCGGGCTCAATCTGCACCACCCGCATCGTTGCCGGGATCGGCGTGCCGCAGATTTCTGCGGTGTCTGATGTGGCGGACGCGTTGGCCAAGTACGACATCCCGCTGATTTCCGACGGCGGCATCCGTTTCTCCGGTGACGTGGCCAAAGCAGTGGCCGCCGGTGCCAGCGCCATCATGATCGGTTCGCTGCTGGCGGGTACCGAGGAAGCGCCGGGCGAAGTGGAGCTGTTCCAGGGCGGCTATTACAAGGCCTACCGCGGCATGGGCTCCTTGGGCGCCATGTCCGGCAGTTCCAACTCCAGCGACCGCTACTTCCAGGACGCTTCTGCCGGTTTGGAGAAGCTGGTGCCGGAAGGCATTGAAGGCCGCGTGCCCTACAAAGGCCCGATGACCGCCATCGTTCACCAGCTGGTGGGCGGGCTGCGGGCTGCCATGGGGTACACCGGTTGTGCCGACGTGGAACAGATGCGCACCAAGCCCACCTTCGTGCGTATCACCGGGGCGGGCATCAAGGAGTCCCACGTGCACGACGTGACCATCACCAAGGAAGCCCCTAACTACCCGATCAGCTGA
- a CDS encoding response regulator: MKRNVSLRVQLRLLGIVPALILLLLLLGLVTWQRFNDAAAELAGKGHFIAQHLATSSEYGVLSGNFEDLRQQAQLALLDAEVRYVLFTDVRGDVLLYQSAGDADIRQQQRALLTFSSRIYRQPVTVPDGGTAVTPAQVVTDTPLPIGEVVVGLSSESVSARQRQILLASLAPALAALLAAFWIAGRLAGTLSTPLAALSRLVRVIRAGGYHVRGTSSLGGELAELQTDINELASALERARREQDAAMNELRAAQQRAEAASDAKSGFLAMMSHELRTPLNGVLGMLQLMETTELSQEQREYASAAVESTNHLLNVINDILDFSRIESGRMDLELRFFPVAELIRNCVANFRYLAEQKGLALTLDGLDSVADLAVRSDSTRLRQVLGNLVSNAVKFTDRGSIHVQVGCEPVAGSDRVRLTLAVRDTGIGIPDDKLHGLFLAFSQLDSSTSRRYGGAGLGLAISRRLCAMLGGELTVSSRAGGGSTFVAEFVLDARRGGASAPLAAPERLQVLRGTVLLVEDNSINRMVTERMLRDSGVTVISAENGEQALVRLASAQVDCILMDVQMPVLDGLEATRRLRAWEQDQQRTRLPVVALTANALAGERERCLEAGMDDYLSKPFLRRQLLEVVGRYLPSAEA; this comes from the coding sequence ATGAAGCGCAATGTCTCGCTGCGGGTGCAGCTGCGTTTGCTGGGCATAGTGCCAGCGCTGATCCTGCTGTTGCTGCTGCTCGGCTTGGTGACCTGGCAGCGCTTCAATGACGCCGCCGCCGAGCTGGCCGGCAAGGGCCATTTCATTGCCCAGCACCTGGCCACCTCATCCGAGTACGGGGTGCTGTCCGGCAATTTCGAAGACCTGCGCCAGCAAGCGCAACTGGCGTTGCTGGATGCCGAAGTGCGCTATGTGCTGTTCACTGATGTGCGCGGTGATGTGCTGCTCTACCAGAGCGCCGGTGATGCCGATATTCGCCAACAGCAGCGGGCGCTGCTGACGTTTTCGTCGCGCATCTATCGGCAGCCGGTGACGGTGCCGGATGGCGGCACCGCAGTGACGCCGGCGCAGGTGGTCACTGACACGCCGCTGCCGATTGGGGAGGTAGTCGTCGGGCTCTCCAGTGAGTCGGTCTCAGCGCGGCAGCGGCAGATTTTGCTGGCGTCACTGGCGCCGGCGCTGGCGGCACTGTTGGCGGCGTTTTGGATTGCCGGGCGTTTGGCCGGCACGCTGTCGACACCGCTGGCGGCGTTGTCACGGTTGGTGCGGGTGATCCGCGCCGGCGGCTATCACGTGCGCGGCACCAGCAGTCTCGGCGGTGAACTGGCCGAGCTGCAAACCGACATCAACGAGTTGGCCTCGGCGCTGGAGCGGGCCCGCCGCGAGCAGGATGCGGCGATGAATGAGCTGCGCGCCGCGCAGCAACGCGCAGAAGCCGCCAGTGATGCCAAGAGCGGTTTTTTGGCGATGATGAGCCACGAGTTGCGCACCCCGCTCAACGGGGTGCTCGGCATGCTGCAGTTGATGGAAACCACCGAGCTGAGCCAAGAGCAGCGCGAATACGCCAGCGCGGCGGTGGAGTCCACCAACCATCTGCTCAACGTGATCAACGATATTCTCGATTTCTCGCGCATCGAATCCGGGCGCATGGATCTGGAACTGCGCTTCTTCCCGGTCGCAGAGTTGATCCGTAACTGCGTGGCCAACTTCCGCTACCTGGCCGAGCAGAAAGGGCTGGCGTTGACGCTGGACGGGCTCGACAGCGTGGCGGATCTGGCGGTGCGCTCTGATTCCACCCGGTTGCGGCAGGTGCTGGGCAATCTGGTGTCGAACGCGGTGAAATTCACCGATCGCGGCAGCATCCATGTGCAGGTCGGCTGCGAGCCGGTGGCGGGCAGTGATCGGGTGCGGCTGACGCTGGCGGTGCGCGATACCGGTATCGGCATTCCTGATGACAAACTGCATGGCCTGTTTTTGGCATTTTCCCAGCTCGATTCATCCACCTCGCGCCGTTATGGCGGTGCTGGCTTGGGTCTGGCCATTTCGCGCCGCTTGTGCGCCATGCTTGGCGGCGAATTGACGGTGAGCAGTCGCGCCGGTGGCGGCTCCACATTTGTTGCCGAGTTCGTGCTGGATGCTCGCCGTGGCGGCGCCAGCGCACCGCTGGCGGCACCAGAGCGGCTGCAAGTACTGCGTGGCACGGTGCTGCTGGTGGAAGACAACAGCATCAATCGCATGGTCACCGAGCGCATGTTGCGCGACAGCGGAGTCACCGTGATCAGTGCCGAGAACGGCGAGCAGGCGCTGGTGCGACTGGCCAGCGCGCAAGTGGACTGCATCTTGATGGATGTGCAGATGCCGGTCCTCGATGGCCTCGAAGCCACCCGCCGCCTGCGCGCGTGGGAGCAGGATCAGCAGCGTACCCGGTTGCCAGTGGTGGCACTGACCGCCAATGCCTTGGCCGGTGAGCGCGAGCGCTGTCTGGAGGCGGGCATGGACGATTACCTGTCGAAGCCATTCCTGCGGCGCCAGTTGCTGGAGGTGGTGGGGCGTTATTTGCCCTCGGCTGAGGCATGA
- the bamB gene encoding outer membrane protein assembly factor BamB, with the protein MIKQRRLLGPLAALAALLWLAGCSSNPNAIEPNPLPEFSSEYRAKTLWSRQVGDGVKKQALRLTPAETHRGIYAADYQGVIAGFAHERGKRLWRVKTGERISGGLYAGYGLVMYGTREGDAVARSEDDGSEVWRVALGSEVLAPPAVNASIAVFQSIDGRVFALDTLSGEQRWSFDNPVPILILRGAATPLIANDRVYVAFANGKVAALDADTGAPLWERRAAEPTGRSELERLVDISNNMIVEGGGVFVGSFQGSVSVLDEESGRPYWTKEMSTTTQMASGRGVLFLADHTGHVWAIDQRSGDTLWKQDALYGRGLTGVALQHGQLVTGDAEGYLHWMDAETGRITARARLHRKGFAAAPLVRDNVLYVLGQRGKLAAYTLEPR; encoded by the coding sequence GTGATCAAGCAGCGTCGTTTGCTGGGGCCGCTGGCCGCACTGGCTGCCCTGTTGTGGCTGGCCGGGTGCAGCAGTAACCCCAACGCCATCGAACCCAATCCACTGCCGGAATTCAGCAGTGAATACCGGGCTAAGACGCTGTGGAGCCGCCAAGTGGGCGACGGCGTCAAGAAACAAGCGTTGCGGCTGACCCCGGCAGAAACCCATCGCGGCATCTATGCCGCTGACTATCAGGGCGTGATCGCCGGCTTCGCCCATGAGCGCGGCAAGCGTCTGTGGCGGGTGAAAACTGGCGAGCGCATCAGCGGCGGCTTGTACGCCGGCTACGGGCTGGTGATGTACGGCACCCGTGAGGGTGACGCAGTGGCGCGCTCGGAAGACGACGGCAGCGAAGTTTGGCGCGTGGCGCTCGGCTCAGAGGTGCTGGCGCCGCCGGCGGTGAATGCCTCTATTGCGGTGTTCCAGAGCATTGATGGCCGTGTGTTTGCACTCGACACGCTGTCCGGTGAGCAGCGCTGGAGTTTTGATAACCCGGTGCCGATCCTGATCCTGCGTGGTGCCGCCACACCGCTGATTGCCAACGACCGCGTCTACGTGGCGTTCGCCAACGGCAAGGTGGCGGCGCTGGATGCCGACACCGGTGCGCCGCTGTGGGAGCGCCGCGCGGCTGAGCCCACCGGGCGTTCCGAGTTGGAGCGGCTGGTGGACATCAGCAACAACATGATCGTCGAGGGCGGCGGTGTATTCGTCGGCAGTTTCCAGGGCAGTGTGTCGGTGCTGGATGAGGAAAGCGGCCGCCCCTATTGGACCAAAGAAATGTCCACCACCACACAGATGGCCAGCGGTCGCGGCGTGCTGTTCCTCGCCGATCACACCGGCCATGTGTGGGCCATCGACCAGCGCAGCGGCGATACACTGTGGAAGCAGGACGCGCTGTATGGCCGTGGTCTTACCGGCGTGGCGCTGCAGCATGGGCAATTGGTGACCGGCGATGCCGAAGGCTACTTGCACTGGATGGACGCTGAAACTGGCCGCATCACCGCCCGCGCCCGGTTGCACCGCAAAGGCTTCGCGGCCGCACCGCTGGTGCGTGACAACGTGCTGTACGTACTTGGCCAACGGGGCAAGCTGGCGGCCTATACGCTCGAACCGCGCTGA
- the guaA gene encoding glutamine-hydrolyzing GMP synthase has translation MKDIHSQRILILDFGSQYTQLIGRRIREIGVYCEIRPYDLEAEELRAFAPAGVILSGSPESVTADSTPRAPQAVFELGVPVLGICYGMQTMAAQLGGAVEQGQTHEFGYARVEKQADNALLAGIVDHEQDGKEWLDVWMSHGDRVTALPPGFTAGAATDACPIAAMGDDKRRFYGVQFHPEVTHTLQGGRLLERFVRDLCGCEQLWTPSNIIEDAIRTIREKVGTDDVILALSGGVDSSVVAALLHRAIGSQLTCVFVDHGLLRHREGDQVMEMFAQNMGVNVIRVNAEDIYLGKLAGVTDPEQKRKIIGNTFIEIFDEQAAKLSNANWLAQGTIYPDVIESAATKGAHLIKSHHNVGGLPEDMKLKLIEPLRELFKDEVRKIGLELGLPYDMVYRHPFPGPGLGVRILGEVKKEYADILRAADHIFITELLEAGLYHKTSQAFAVFLPVKSVGVVGDARRYEYVIALRAVETIDFMTARWAHLPYEFLEKVSTRIINEISGISRVTYDVSSKPPATIEWE, from the coding sequence ATGAAAGACATCCATTCCCAGCGCATCCTGATCCTTGATTTCGGTTCCCAGTACACTCAACTGATCGGCCGCCGCATCCGCGAGATCGGCGTGTACTGCGAGATCCGTCCCTACGATCTGGAGGCTGAGGAGCTGCGCGCCTTTGCTCCGGCCGGTGTGATTCTATCCGGCAGCCCGGAAAGCGTGACCGCTGACAGCACGCCGCGGGCACCGCAAGCGGTGTTCGAGCTGGGCGTGCCGGTGCTCGGCATCTGCTACGGCATGCAGACCATGGCCGCCCAACTGGGCGGCGCTGTGGAGCAGGGCCAAACTCACGAGTTCGGTTATGCACGGGTAGAGAAGCAAGCCGACAACGCGTTGCTGGCTGGCATCGTCGACCATGAACAAGACGGCAAAGAATGGCTGGATGTGTGGATGAGCCACGGCGATCGCGTCACCGCGCTGCCGCCGGGCTTCACTGCCGGCGCTGCCACCGATGCCTGTCCGATTGCCGCGATGGGCGACGATAAACGCCGCTTCTATGGCGTGCAGTTCCATCCGGAAGTGACCCACACCCTGCAGGGTGGCCGGCTGCTGGAGCGCTTCGTGCGCGACCTGTGTGGCTGCGAACAGCTGTGGACGCCGAGCAACATCATTGAAGATGCGATCCGTACCATTCGCGAGAAGGTCGGCACCGATGACGTGATCCTGGCGCTGTCCGGCGGTGTGGATTCCTCAGTGGTGGCGGCCCTGCTGCACCGCGCCATCGGCAGCCAGCTGACCTGCGTATTCGTCGACCACGGCCTGCTGCGTCACCGTGAAGGCGACCAGGTGATGGAAATGTTTGCGCAGAATATGGGCGTAAACGTCATCCGCGTGAATGCCGAGGACATCTATCTGGGCAAACTCGCTGGCGTCACCGATCCGGAACAAAAACGAAAAATCATCGGCAATACTTTCATCGAGATTTTCGACGAACAGGCCGCCAAATTGAGCAACGCCAACTGGCTGGCGCAAGGCACGATTTACCCGGACGTGATCGAGTCAGCCGCCACCAAAGGTGCGCACCTGATTAAGTCGCACCACAACGTCGGCGGCCTGCCGGAAGACATGAAGCTCAAGCTGATCGAGCCGCTGCGCGAGCTGTTCAAAGATGAAGTGCGCAAGATTGGTTTGGAACTGGGCCTGCCCTACGACATGGTCTACCGCCACCCGTTCCCAGGCCCGGGCCTCGGCGTACGCATCCTTGGCGAGGTGAAGAAAGAATACGCCGATATCCTGCGCGCGGCAGACCACATCTTCATCACCGAGCTGCTGGAAGCCGGCCTCTACCACAAGACCAGCCAAGCGTTCGCAGTGTTCCTGCCGGTGAAATCCGTCGGCGTGGTGGGCGATGCCCGCCGCTACGAATACGTGATCGCGCTACGCGCGGTGGAAACCATCGATTTCATGACCGCTCGCTGGGCGCACCTGCCCTATGAGTTTCTGGAGAAAGTCTCCACTCGCATCATCAACGAGATCTCCGGCATTAGCCGCGTGACCTATGACGTGTCGAGCAAGCCGCCGGCGACGATTGAGTGGGAGTGA
- the xseA gene encoding exodeoxyribonuclease VII large subunit yields the protein MHTDLASAERRIYSVSRLNLEAQGLLEGGFALIWLEAELSNLSRPASGHLYFSLKDDRAQVNAAMFRGRNQLLRFQPRNGLQVLVRARVTLYVPRGSYQLVIEHMEEAGEGRLRQEFERLKALLQQEGLFEPERKRPLPTLPRQIGVITSPSGAALHDILQVLRRRCPQIPVLIYPSAVQGQDAPAQLRAALALANARQECDVLILGRGGGSLEDLWAFNDEQLARDVAASAIPVVSAVGHEVDSALTDFTADLRAPTPSAAAELVGPDLSRVAQQLGLQQQRLARAMSRTLSLPLEQLRHLQRRLRHPREQLEQYAQQLDELDGRLRRALHQRLEQQRSHLHYLERRLRSQSPSATLLRARQQLDSQRRRLDAAIQRRLQQRQDQLATLGHRLHTSSPLATLGRGYAIGFKQEQALRSVSQVSAGERIMVRLADGRLEADVVSVTPTEG from the coding sequence ATGCATACCGACCTTGCCAGCGCCGAACGGCGCATCTACAGCGTCAGCCGACTCAATCTGGAGGCCCAGGGCCTGCTGGAGGGCGGCTTTGCCCTGATTTGGCTCGAAGCTGAGCTGTCGAACCTGTCGCGGCCCGCGTCCGGTCACCTCTACTTCTCGCTCAAAGACGACCGCGCTCAGGTCAACGCCGCCATGTTCCGTGGCCGCAATCAACTGCTGCGATTCCAGCCTCGCAACGGTTTACAGGTGCTGGTGCGCGCGCGGGTAACGCTGTACGTACCGCGCGGCAGCTACCAATTGGTGATCGAGCACATGGAAGAAGCCGGCGAGGGCCGGCTGCGCCAGGAATTCGAACGGCTCAAAGCGCTATTGCAGCAGGAAGGGCTGTTCGAGCCGGAGCGCAAGCGGCCGCTGCCGACGCTGCCGCGGCAAATCGGCGTCATCACCTCGCCCAGTGGCGCTGCATTGCATGACATTTTGCAGGTGCTGCGCCGCCGCTGCCCGCAGATCCCGGTGCTGATCTACCCCAGCGCCGTGCAGGGTCAAGATGCACCTGCCCAGCTGCGCGCGGCACTGGCACTGGCCAATGCCCGCCAGGAATGCGATGTGCTGATTCTCGGCCGGGGCGGTGGATCGCTGGAGGACCTGTGGGCCTTCAACGATGAGCAGTTGGCGCGCGACGTGGCCGCCAGCGCTATCCCGGTGGTGTCCGCCGTCGGCCACGAAGTGGACAGCGCGCTCACCGACTTCACCGCCGACCTACGCGCGCCGACGCCATCCGCCGCCGCCGAATTGGTAGGACCGGACCTGAGCCGGGTGGCGCAACAACTGGGCCTCCAGCAGCAGCGGCTGGCGCGCGCCATGTCGCGCACGCTGTCACTGCCGCTGGAGCAGCTGCGCCATCTGCAGCGCCGTTTGCGTCATCCGCGTGAGCAACTGGAGCAGTACGCCCAGCAGTTGGACGAGTTAGACGGCCGCCTGCGCCGGGCGCTGCACCAGCGGCTCGAGCAACAGCGTAGCCACCTGCACTACTTGGAGCGTCGGCTCAGGTCGCAAAGCCCCAGCGCCACTTTGCTGCGCGCCCGGCAGCAGCTGGACAGCCAGCGGCGGCGACTGGATGCCGCCATCCAACGCCGCTTACAACAGCGGCAGGATCAACTGGCCACGCTTGGCCACCGCCTGCACACCAGCAGCCCGCTGGCGACGCTGGGACGGGGGTATGCAATCGGTTTCAAACAGGAGCAGGCGCTGCGCTCGGTCAGTCAAGTCAGCGCCGGGGAGCGCATTATGGTGCGGCTCGCAGACGGCCGCTTAGAGGCAGATGTGGTCAGCGTGACGCCGACCGAGGGCTGA
- the der gene encoding ribosome biogenesis GTPase Der, translating to MKPVLALVGRPNVGKSTLFNHLTRTRDALVADFPGLTRDRKYGSGRIGDRPYVVIDTGGIGEGLEGVVEATTNQAMQALSEADAVLFLVDGRAGLTAADQQLAQQLRQLDKPVHLLVNKIDGVDEHAASAEFYALGLSDLHPVAAETGRNVRRMIEQVLSGFPLPEERDAEQEAEESGIRVAVLGRPNVGKSTLVNRLLGEERVVVYDMAGTTRDTIEIPYTRHGQRYTLLDTAGIRRRGKVFEAVEKFSVVKAMQAVDQAHVVLLVIDAQEGLTEQDLHLLGYVIEVGRCVVMAVNKWDGQPTEQREKIRADLQRRLHFAPWMRFHTISALHGTGVGDLYPLIHRAWESAFPKVSTNRLTRMMEEITARHQPPIVGRNRIKLRYAHIGGSNPPRIIIHGSKADAVPDAYRRYLENRFRELLKLEGTPVRVEFKSGANPYEGKKNELTERQIRSKRRMMKFVKKR from the coding sequence ATGAAACCCGTGCTGGCCCTGGTGGGGCGCCCGAATGTGGGCAAGTCCACCCTGTTCAACCATCTCACCCGCACCCGCGATGCGCTGGTGGCCGATTTCCCCGGCCTCACCCGTGACCGCAAATACGGCAGCGGCCGCATTGGCGATCGCCCCTATGTGGTGATCGATACCGGCGGTATCGGTGAGGGTCTCGAAGGGGTGGTGGAAGCCACCACCAATCAGGCGATGCAGGCGCTGTCGGAAGCCGATGCGGTGTTGTTCCTGGTGGATGGCCGTGCCGGCCTGACTGCTGCTGACCAGCAGTTGGCGCAGCAGCTGCGCCAGTTGGACAAGCCGGTGCATCTGCTGGTGAACAAGATCGATGGCGTCGATGAGCACGCCGCCAGTGCCGAGTTCTACGCCCTGGGTCTCAGCGATCTGCACCCCGTGGCGGCGGAAACCGGCCGCAACGTGCGCCGCATGATCGAGCAGGTGCTGTCCGGATTCCCGTTGCCTGAGGAGCGCGACGCCGAGCAGGAAGCCGAAGAAAGCGGCATCCGGGTGGCGGTATTGGGACGTCCCAACGTCGGCAAGTCGACGCTGGTGAACCGCCTGCTCGGTGAAGAGCGAGTGGTGGTCTACGACATGGCCGGCACCACCCGCGATACCATCGAAATCCCCTATACCCGGCACGGCCAGCGCTACACGCTGCTGGACACCGCCGGCATCCGCCGCCGCGGCAAGGTGTTCGAGGCGGTGGAAAAGTTCTCGGTGGTGAAAGCCATGCAGGCGGTGGACCAAGCCCACGTGGTGCTGCTGGTGATCGACGCCCAAGAAGGACTCACCGAGCAAGACCTGCATCTGCTGGGTTACGTCATTGAGGTGGGCCGCTGTGTGGTGATGGCGGTGAACAAGTGGGATGGCCAGCCCACTGAACAGCGCGAAAAAATCCGCGCCGACCTGCAGCGCCGCCTGCATTTCGCGCCCTGGATGCGCTTCCACACTATTTCTGCTCTGCACGGCACCGGCGTCGGCGATCTGTATCCGCTGATCCACCGTGCTTGGGAATCGGCGTTCCCCAAGGTCAGCACCAACCGGTTGACGCGCATGATGGAAGAAATCACCGCCCGCCATCAGCCGCCGATCGTGGGCCGCAACCGCATCAAGTTGCGCTATGCGCACATCGGCGGCAGCAACCCGCCGCGTATCATCATCCACGGCAGCAAGGCTGACGCGGTACCGGACGCTTATCGCCGCTACTTGGAAAACCGTTTCCGCGAGCTGTTGAAGTTGGAAGGCACGCCGGTGCGGGTGGAGTTCAAGAGCGGCGCCAACCCCTACGAGGGCAAGAAGAACGAACTGACCGAGCGCCAGATCCGCAGCAAGCGCCGGATGATGAAGTTCGTCAAGAAAAGGTAA